Proteins encoded by one window of Rutidosis leptorrhynchoides isolate AG116_Rl617_1_P2 chromosome 7, CSIRO_AGI_Rlap_v1, whole genome shotgun sequence:
- the LOC139859658 gene encoding uncharacterized protein — METEGDPPVYGEALPYEFDNFFDFETNPTNNFNSTVVREKVVNVQDDDFIDDFESNPTNIINPTEEREIVVNVEADDLMVDEDNIIGEYHVDMTEFNYGEDFDSADEYDDSFEGIRKRKYRELKEQEKAKGVSKTNFYVGEIFASAYEVKEYVKLHAIENRRNLVFTKNDLTRVTVGCEGLIVKVLTGEVIGGRSSQVLDKTKKKRTCKETRCVKTLDEEHMCLGTREIHHCTYNFLSTKLVDQLPSNPKMPTKALRYQLESSLGLEVPTTKAYKALKKALETMRGSYKSQYADIRSYGLELIRCNPGTTVKILTEPCDPDETTRVFKRIYICLGPLKQGFNAMGRDLLGMDGAHMKPPATGHILTAVGLEPNNSIYPVAYAIVEQENYNSWSWFLECLGDDLGLTRQSNFTFISDRQNGLLQAVARMYPCAEHRFCLRHLHENMKTKGFRGAAYKQLLWKCANATTVPYFEKAMLELKGFNVAAHTYLGKIPPSCWAKSHFSGRAKSDVLLNNMCEVLNQWLLDARDKLIITALEYVREYLMKRIVTGINKVAKCNGPLTPSATKLFESIKKDAHLCRVLWSGSNLYQVNGLHGEQCVVDIGERRCACRKWEITGIPCKHVVACFWNMATNSQDVGPLERWFDPIYYLDTWNRAYGFTINPLNDRSL, encoded by the exons ATGGAAACTGAAGGTGATCCACCTGTATATGGTGAGGCGTTACCTTACGAATTTGATAATTTCTTTGATTTTGAAACCAACCCAACAAATAACTTCAATTCGACAGTAGTAAGGGAGAAGGTTGTTAATGTACAGGATGATGATTTTATTGATGATTTTGAAAGCAATCCAACAAATATCATCAATCCTACAGAAGAAAGGGAGATTGTTGTTAATGTAGAGGCTGATGATTTAATGGTGGATGAAGATAACATTATCGGCGAATATCATGTGGATATGACAGAATTCAACTATGGTGAAGACTTTGACAGTGCTGATGAGTATGATGATAGCTTTGAAGGGATTAGAAAAAGAAAGTATAGAGAGCTGAAGGAACAAGAAAAAGCTAAAGGAGTATCCAAGACTAATTTCTATGTTGGTGAGATCTTTGCTAGTGCCTATGAGGTAAAAGAATATGTTAAATTGCACGCAATAGAGAATAGGAGAAACCttgtatttactaaaaatgatttaACAAGGGTTACAGTTGGTTGTGaaggtttgattgttaaagttttaACTGGTGAAGTTATTGGAGGGAGAAGTAGTCAAGTGTTGGATAAGACAAAGAAGAAGAGGACATGTAAAG AGACTAGGTGTGTTAAAACATTAGATGAAGAACATATGTGCCTGGGAACAAGAGAAATTCATCACTGCACATATAATTTCTTGTCCACAAAGTTGGTTGATCAACTTCCATCCAACCCAAAAATGCCAACAAAAGCTCTAAGGTATCAACTTGAATCTTCATTGGGATTGGAAGTGCCAACAACCAAGGCTTATAAGGCACTAAAGAAGGCATTAGAAACTATGAGAGGTAGCTACAAAAGCCAATATGCAGATATTAGAAGTTATGGGTTAGAACTAATTAGATGCAACCCAGGTACAACAGTTAAAATTTTAACTGAACCATGTGATCCCGATGAAACAACTAGAGTTTTTAAGAGAATATATATATGTTTGGGTCCTTTGAAACAAGGCTTCAATGCAATGGGGAGAGACCTACTTGGAATGGATGGTGCACACATGAAACCACCAGCAACTGGACATATATTGACTGCAGTAGGATTGGAACCAAACAACAGTATCTATCCAGTGGCTTATGCAATTGTGGAGCAAGAAAATTACAACTCATGGAGTTGGTTTTTGGAGTGTTTGGGTGATGATCTAGGGTTAACAAGACAATCAAACTTCACTTTCATTAGTGATAGACAAAAT GGTTTACTTCAAGCTGTTGCAAGGATGTATCCGTGTGCTGAACATAGGTTTTGCTTAAGGCACCTTCATGAAAATATGAAGACAAAAGGTTTTAGGGGTGCAGCTTATAAACAACTCCTGTGGAAGTGTGCTAATGCCACTACTGTTCCTTATTTTGAAAAGGCCATGCTTGAGTTAAAAGGTTTCAATGTAGCTGCACACACATACTTAGGTAAGATACCTCCAAGCTGTTGGGCAAAAAGTCATTTTTCAG GAAGGGCAAAGTCAGATGTTCTGTTGAATAACATGTGTGAGGTTTTAAACCAATGGTTACTTGATGCTAGAGACAAGCTTATAATCACTGCATTAGAGTATGTGAGAGAGTACCTAATGAAAAGGATAGTCACAGGGATAAACAAAGTTGCTAAATGTAATGGACCACTGACCCCAAGTGCAACAAAACTGTTTGAATCAATTAAGAAGGATGCTCACCTATGCAGAGTTCTTTGGAGTGGTAGTAATCTTTATCAAGTCAATGGACTTCATGGTGAACAATGTGTAGTTGACATAGGGGAAAGAAGGTGTGCTTGTAGGAAATGGGAAATCACAGGGATACCATGCAAGCATGTTGTGGCATGCTTTTGGAACATGGCAACTAATTCACAAGATGTTGGTCCACTTGAGAGATGGTTTGATCCTATTTACTATTTAGACACCTGGAACAGAGCATATGGTTTCACCATTAATCCACTTAATGATAGATCTTTGTAG